DNA from Panthera leo isolate Ple1 chromosome D2, P.leo_Ple1_pat1.1, whole genome shotgun sequence:
cccctcattCCCTGCCCAGCCCTCACCTGGCCCCTCAGCTCCGGCCTGCACCCCGCAGCTGCTGGTCCAGCTGGCAGAGCTGGTGGAGGAAGCCTCGGTTGGGGAAGACCCATCGGTGTTGCCTCACGGTGATCACTGCCTCGCGCAGGGACAGCTGCTGGTGTAGCATGAGGTAGGCCAGCACCAGTGTGGCAGAGCGGCTCACCCCTACCACACAGTGCACCAGGACCTTGGCTGAGGAAGACATCCTTGTGAAAGACCCTTTCCCACCAGCTGGCCCACCCAAGGGCAGGGGTAGGGACCCAAGTTCCTTTCCCCGCTCTGCCTTGGGTGTACTATGTAACCCTGGGCAAACCATTCAGCCTTTAGGGTTCCCAGTTTCCTGATCAGTCAAATGGGTATATCAACACCCTTTGCCTCCCCTTGGAATAGGGTCCAAACTCCTCAACACACCGCTTACAAGACCCTCCGTGAGCTGGCCCCTGCTAACCTTACAGCTTCATCTCAGGCTGTCTCACCCCAACCTTCAGATCTAAGAACACTGGGTAACTTTGAGTTCCTTAAAGCTCTTATGGTCTCTGGCCTCCAGCCCTAGAACATGCTATTCCAACTACCTATAGCTTCTCTAGCTCATGGTCTGACTAATGTTTAGTACTCATCTGTCAGGTTTCAGCTAAGACATGATTTCCTTGTCCAGGCTTTCCTGACCACTCATGGTATCACTTGAATCACAGAGCAGCTCATCCTTTTTGCATGTGGCCCAGTGAATACTGCTGTAGAGGGAAGTCTCCTCACTTCCTGGTCCTCTGGACTGAGCACCCTTGCCCTGTCCCTGGTCTCCCACGTCTCTTCACATTTACCCATTCAAAGGAATAGTACCCACAATACTCCACATTTTGACCATCTTTCCACAAAACATATAAGTTTTGATTATGCAAGTTCCATTAGAGCAGGGATCCTGCCTTGTCTAAGTGTGGATTTAGTacctagctcagtgcctggcacagaaaaaataataaatagctgGTAAATGAATGCTTGTAAAATGAATGTCAAAGTGCTCTAGATGTTAAAGAGTGCTGTGAGCCATAGTCTTGTCTTTCCTGTCACATAGATgagaaactgaagtccagagagggACACTGGCTTGCCCAGGGTCAGGTAAGAAGGGGCATGGCCCTTACCCAGGATAAACACAGAGTGCGGGCTCCAGTTTCCCCAGCCTCCTTTGTTCTACCCTGGGTATTAGAAGTTTGTTGGTTTTTTAGGGACatatgggtggcttagtcagttaagtgtccgacttcagctcaggtcatgatctcacagtttgtggatttgaaccccgcattgggttctgtgctgacagctcagagcctggagcctgccttgggttctgtgtctccctctctctatgcccctcccccagtcatgctctgtctctgtctctcataaatgaataaacgttaaaaaaaatttttttttaagtttgctttcttttccatttgaaaatactttagaAACCAGACATCTAGTTACTAAATGGCAATTTCTCAAAGCTGaatgatgcagagaaagaacTGTTCTGCTATTTGTGAAACTTGGCTTTCAGTCCCAGGACTGCTCCTAACTCGTGACATGACCTTGtattctaggcctcagtttccctgtctatgAAGCAATGAAGTTGGATAAATTGTAGTAGCACTGagcagaggatttttaaaaacctgaaggCTTTTGAAAAACTAGAAATGGGAGGGCACCCATATTTCAGGGGAAACTTGATATCTCGCCCCCCAATGACTGAGCAGGTTGGAATATGAGTTCAGACCCAACTCCTACCCCCGGGCGTGCTGAGGGCACGGTGGATGAAGTCAGCTGCTGAGGAGAAGTAGGCACTGATGTCGAAATTGGGGAGGTCGTGGGCTGGCACGCCCAGGTAGCTCACACTGCTGCCGTAGAAGTCAGGGCTGCCCTGACAGTAGAGTCCGCCGTGGGCTGCATTCAGCACATGGGTGATGCCCAGCTTCCATAGTTCAAAGCGGTTATTTGCCGTGGCCCTAGGAAAGGGAGGAATGGGACTGGTTGCTGGCTAAGCCATGGGGCCCAGAAGAGAGGTTTTGTCTGGCTCCCTGCTTCAGGGGGACAGAGCCATCAATATCCAAAGGGTACCAAGAAGGAACCCAGTAAACTTGAGCCCCGGCCTCAGAGCTTTCTGGTGGAAGGGTGGGTGGTATAGGGAGTTATCTTCAGACCCTCTTTGCTACCTGAGATGATCTGCTCCTGCCTTAGCcaagacaggaaggaaagaattgCTTCAGCTCTGGAATCCAGCTGCCCCTCCTTTCCTGCCCCATGCCCTCCCACGGATATCTGGCCTCTTGTGGCCACCACCTCGTACCTGTTTCTAATTTGCAAATGTTTAATGACACCTTCCCTGATTCACCTTCCTCACCCACTCTGTGTCCAGAGGAGGCTGGACTCAGGAAGGGGAGCTTTCTGTCCATCCCATGTCATACCAGAAAGCACCATTCCCCAGGCCTCTGTCCCTGAGACTCGCCAATTGTCCAGGATATATCAGAAGATTTCAGAATCCTCTGGGAGCTCCAGTCATCCAGGCAGGCAAAAGCTTTCCTCCCCCTGGTGGTCACATCTGATCACTGCACTCACCCCCGCACACAGGAGTCCTAGAGTCAGTCCCTGGCCTGAGATGTGCAGCGCAGAACTATTTCTCCTTGTGCCACCCAACCCCTCATCTCTGGTAAAGAGCCCAAGAACTGTCTCTCCTtgtccccttccccacacccttTCCGATGAGCTATCACTCACGCATCTCCTATGTAAAGGTTGGGCCAAACTTCGTCCACGTGGCTGCAAGAAACTTTCCCTGCCCTCAGGAGCTCCTCCAGTTCCAGAACGCTGGGGCAAGGCGTGGCTTCGGCATCTCCCCTCAGCACTGGGACTGAGGCTTCAGCCATGGGCCAGCCCACCCAGCCCTCTGTCTCTGCGGTCactcctcttctgcctctccaGTGTCATTTCTCCTTCCTGGAGATTGGCAGGGACAGGTGGGACAGAAGCAAGTGACTCAGCAAGTCGTGGGGCCTCCAGAGAGAACAGgacatttttcccccaagttaCTCCCCTAACCCCAAACTCCATGACAACATAGAATCCATCGTATCTTTGCAAGTTATTTTACTTCTCCACCtgggtttcttcatctgtaaagtaaggATAATTGCAATTACTTCAAagaattgtgaggattaaatgaaacaaaggatATTCTGTATCTAACACATCGTAATGCctaagaaacatttgttgaactaAGAGGTTTTGGGCCCTGAGGAAGGCTATTTAGTTCTGAGGACTGAGTTAAAGTGGAGATCCAGGGTGGAGAGGGGGTGATTGATTCCAAGGATGAGTGATAAAAAAAAGCACCGCAGGTCTGGGTGGGCTACCAATTGGGTGGGAACCATATGGCTGCTGAGTGAGCCTCTGGATTATGCAGCCCAGGGAAAGTTTCGAGGGTTGTGGAGTCAGAGTAATGTGGAGAGGAGGCAAGGAGGACTTCATCTCAAGGATGCCATGGGGTTTGTGGGGGAAGGTTTGAACAATGGTTCTGTACTGAAGATGGCTGATTTCtcaaaagagaaagctgaaatgGGCTGTGTATATCaaaggggggagaagggaagtgaATGTTGCCCTAGACTTCTGAAGAGCCAAAAGGACTGTCATCAGaaacattttgggggcgcctgggtggctcagtcggtttagcgtccgactccggctcagggcgtgatctcgcggtgagttccagccctgtgtcaggctctgtgctgacatctcagagcctggagcctacttcagcttccgtgtctccctctctctctgccctcccccgctcatactctgtctctctgtcaaaaataaataaacattaaaaaaaaaattagaaacattttggggatgggagggagattCCCCTGCTTACAAGGGCTTTTGTCCCCACAACAGAAACTAAGAAAGCTCTATATCTGCCCTCCTGTCAGAGGCAGTTATGGGCAAAAGAGGTAAGATGCCTTGCCCGCTCTCAGGTGAGTTTGTGAAGGCCCTGATGGGTTGGGAGGAATATGATTTGCTGTGGTGATGGGGTTTTGAGGTGGTGGGAGtttggagctgacagccaagaaagaatccttgaagacatctttggtgcaaaaaggtgattttattaaagactGGGGACAGGaccctgggcagaaagagctgtgaagagtgactggttatatactatggagttgggggaggtaaagtccagaggaagtttcttaaagagatttccatatgctaaaacTCACAGATTACTgaaggcctagctattgtcaaactaaagttgtttttccctctagcaaagcattatctttaagacagtagggagttcctggagataAAACTATTGataaattgcctttttcttgtaatttgtaAAATGATGGAGAGTCTCAgattaaccatttgttttcttttttttttaatgt
Protein-coding regions in this window:
- the LOC122202577 gene encoding dual specificity protein phosphatase 13; amino-acid sequence: MAEASVPVLRGDAEATPCPSVLELEELLRAGKVSCSHVDEVWPNLYIGDAATANNRFELWKLGITHVLNAAHGGLYCQGSPDFYGSSVSYLGVPAHDLPNFDISAYFSSAADFIHRALSTPGAKVLVHCVVGVSRSATLVLAYLMLHQQLSLREAVITVRQHRWVFPNRGFLHQLCQLDQQLRGAGRS